Part of the Phocoena phocoena chromosome 8, mPhoPho1.1, whole genome shotgun sequence genome, GGAGGATGAAAGCTATCCATCTATTtcccctctcttcttctctccctccactcattcctcccttcctccctccctttccctcttccttccttccttcctctcttcttctcttccttcttaccTTCCACTTCCTAATTGGATAATTCAGGGACCTTCAGCTTAGCTCTTGCTCCTGCTTCCTATACTCAGTGACACTGTCCCTGGTTCAGTCTGTTTCCTACCCTTTTATAGCCTTTTAACTGACAAAAAAACCCGTGTGCGACCGGGGTGGGGAACCTAATAACATATCTCAAGCTTCCAGTGGGAACTCGGCCCTTACATGCACTTCAGGGTGACCAACTCTCCCGCTTTGCCCAGGTCTGAGGACTTTTCCAGGACACTTTCAACGCTAACTGGGGCAGTTCCAGGAAAACAGGTGCAGTTCTGGTTGGGCTGGGGCAGTTGGTCACCTACTTACGTGCAGAATACCTCCGTGAGGGAGGCATCTCCCCCCATCTGAAGGGGAGAAAACCGAGGCTGGGAGCAGCCGAGTCCGTTGCCCAGGGACTAAGTGCCAGTCAGCAGGTGGCAGGACAGAAGTTTGAACCCAGCTGTGCACGAGGCCACAGCTCTTGCTGGGCAGACTTGTCCCAGTGCCACTCCCTCAAGCTGGGGGCTTATCAATCTCAGCTGCATGTTGGATTCACCTGGGGAGCAATGAAAACTATTGAGCCTGAGACCCACCCCAGAGAGTGTGAGGTAATTGGCCTGGGCTGTGAGGTAGGTCTCATGGGACTTTCAGTACCTCCCCAGCTGATTGGAAGGTGTAACCAGGCTGAGGCGAAGACCCACTGCTCGAGGGCTTGCTTCCTCAGGCAGCCCACATCATCAATACCGTCCACTGGAAAGTTCTCAGGATGCCATTCGCGTGCCTAACAGGCAGGGGAATCAAGTCACATTTAGCGCATTCGCGCAGCAGGAATCCATTTCTTAGGCGTCAGGGCAGAGGTGCTGCATGTCTGCCCCCTTCTCAGAATCTGTCCTCCATGTCACCTCCTCACTCACCCAAATCCCCTGGATCTTATCCTATGCAGCTTCCTTTTATAACAGTGGTTCGGGGCCAAGGGCAATTCTGTGTCCTGGAGATATCTGGCAATGTTTGGAAACACTTCTGGTTGTCACGCTTGGGGAATAGGCTGCCCGTTAGTGGGTAGAAGTGAGGGATGCTGTTAAACGtgttacaatacccaggacagcCCTGAACAACCAAGAATTATCTGGCTTAAAATTTCAATAGTATGAAGCCGAGGAATCCTGCCCTATAAGGAtagctcccttctctcctttaaACATATCACATAGAGCCCTAAGTGAGATGCAGTCCAGAGACAGCATCATAGGGGCCTGACAACCAGGTCCAACAcagctgtgcccctccccccataacGACTCTCATTCCAGTTACCAGGAGCAGGAAACTAGGCACAAAGAATGCTCTTCTCAATCTATGGCACTCATGGTGCTATAGCCACAGGATGAAACTGAGTCCGAGGAAGATTTTTCATTCCTTGATTCTTCCCTAAGGTGTGTCACAGTTTTCTGTCCACCTGATAATCCTTTCTCTATGTGCTTTCCTCCCAGGGGCTAAAGACATGTGGAGAGCCTACTCTgacatgaaagaagccaattacaAAAATTCAGACAAGTACTTTCACGCCCGGGGCAACTATGACGCTGCCCAAAGGGGACCTGGGGGCGTCTGGGCTGCTGAAGTGATCAGGTACCAGGGGCCCTGAGGATGCAGGGATGGGTGTGAGAGCCTCGGACAGCCAGGAGGGGCCAAGCCCTGGAGAACTTCCTGTagggctgtggcctctcctcctctctgtgtaatttttttttttttcggaacgcgggcctctcactgttgtggcctctcccgttgcgaagcacaggcacggacgtgcaggctcagcggccatggctcacgggccgagccgctctgcggcatgtgggatcttctcagacctgggcacga contains:
- the LOC136126662 gene encoding serum amyloid A protein-like isoform X3, which gives rise to MKLFTGLILCSLVLGVHSRWFSFLGEAYEGAKDMWRAYSDMKEANYKNSDKYFHARGNYDAAQRGPGGVWAAEVISGKDPNYFRPAGLPSKY